The following proteins come from a genomic window of Nicotiana tomentosiformis chromosome 12, ASM39032v3, whole genome shotgun sequence:
- the LOC104098930 gene encoding acetyl-CoA-benzylalcohol acetyltransferase-like produces the protein MIFQKETMEVEILSTKLIKPTSPTPNHLQNYKLSFFDQIADEAHLPLVLFYPPSNNNTNNNSTAEDQLEQSLSRILTHIYPVAGRFTEDNSLIHCADQGVKFVKAKVNCKLNDFLEKAHKDVNLALSCWPQDTWDVDETNLFITPISIVQVTKFNCGGMALSMSHAHTAMDGFTTFTFVHEWSKVCKLGIPTEKINFLSFNLAKIFPPRDVSKILLPRVPQENRIDSKLVAKKLYINQDSISRLREELTKSMDSGALCFKPSRVEMIIALLWRALIRASEKQHGHLRRSIMGIPINLRTKLISLPQIAKSFGNLVIDAPVKFVPEEIPNMELHNFVRLIRDTVTKTITACDKNSSDDVVSALAKIYNESFVAQEWGGNNEVDMFTSSSLCRFPIQEADFGWGKPCLMHFGSRHNQYCWLYDAECGNGICVQVDLKENNMQLFECDNDIKAFFKF, from the coding sequence ATGATTTTCCAAAAGGAAACCATGGAAGTTGAAATCTTGTCAACAAAGTTGATAAAACCAACTTCACCAACTCCAAATCACCTTCAAAATTACAAACTATCTTTCTTTGATCAAATAGCTGATGAAGCACATTTACCTCTTGTTCTTTTCTATCCTCCTAGTAACAACAACACCAACAATAATAGTACAGCTGAAGATCAGCTCGAGCAATCTTTATCTAGAATTTTAACTCATATTTACCCGGTTGCTGGTAGATTTACTGAGGATAACTCCTTGATTCACTGCGCCGATCAAGGGGTTAAATTTGTTAAAGCCAAGGTAAATTGTAAGCTCAATGACTTTCTTGAGAAAGCACACAAAGATGTCAATCTTGCCTTATCTTGTTGGCCTCAAGATACTTGGGATGTTGATGAAACTAATTTGTTCATTACACCAATTAGCATTGTGCAAGTCACAAAATTCAATTGCGGCGGCATGGCTCTATCTATGAGCCATGCACATACCGCGATGGATGGTTTCACAACTTTCACTTTCGTTCACGAGTGGTCAAAAGTGTGCAAATTGGGGATTCCTACGGAGAAAATCAACTTTTTGAGCTTTAATTTGGCTAAGATTTTCCCACCAAGAGATGTATCGAAAATTCTCTTGCCTCGTGTCCCCCAGGAAAATCGTATAGACTCAAAACTAGTTGCCAAGAAGTTATACATCAACCAAGATTCTATTTCAAGGCTCAGAGAAGAATTAACAAAATCAATGGATTCTGGAGCTTTATGCTTTAAGCCCTCAAGAGTTGAAATGATTATAGCGCTCTTATGGAGAGCTTTAATCCGCGCTTCAGAGAAACAACACGGGCATTTGAGACGTTCTATAATGGGCATTCCAATAAACTTACGTACTAAGCTGATTTCTTTACCCCAAATAGCAAAATCTTTTGGAAATCTTGTAATTGATGCTCCGGTAAAATTTGTACCTGAGGAGATCCCCAACATGGAGTTGCACAACTTTGTAAGATTGATAAGGGATACTGTGACGAAAACAATTACTGCTTGTGACAAAAATTCATCAGACGATGTAGTTTCTGCACTGGCAAAAATATATAATGAGAGTTTCGTAGCGCAAGAATGGGGAGGAAATAATGAAGTTGACATGTTCACAAGTTCAAGTTTGTGTAGGTTTCCTATACAGGAAGCTGATTTTGGTTGGGGAAAACCATGTTTAATGCATTTTGGTTCAAGGCATAATCAGTATTGTTGGTTGTATGATGCAGAATGTGGTAATGGGATTTGTGTGCAGGTGGATTTGAAGGAAAATAACATGCAGTTATTTGAATGTGACAATGATATTAAGGCTTTCTTTAAGTTTTAG